One Phoenix dactylifera cultivar Barhee BC4 chromosome 14, palm_55x_up_171113_PBpolish2nd_filt_p, whole genome shotgun sequence DNA window includes the following coding sequences:
- the LOC103714835 gene encoding putative RNA-binding protein Luc7-like 2, whose amino-acid sequence MDAIRKQLDVLMGANRNGDVMEVKRKYYDRDVCRLFMAGLCPHDLFQLTKMDMGPCPKVHSLQLRKEYEEAKAKGIHDFDRELEDMIERLIVECERKIQRALKRLEEEDAKAAIAISVSEVTQTPEAMELSKQIKEKLKEADAFDLEGKTDSKIRTMEEVEELRTKRADKQSMLLLDAFNKDRASLPQPLQNTSQLSSMPVPIPPDPRTQEMINEKLRKAEELGEKGMVDEAQKALEEAEALKKLGARQEPVLDSSKYTAADVRITDQKLRVCDICGAFLSVYDSDRRLADHFGGKLHLGYMQIREKLGELQEERNKRRKLERSEYDRRSREQSQDRDRAASRDRDRDREDRGDSRDKGRDYDRRSRDYDRHYDRDRGYDRDRERESDRSRSYDSRSRRRSRSHSMERPRDYDRHRRHDRYNRY is encoded by the exons ATGGACGCGATCAGGAAGCAGCTCGACGTCCTCATGGGGGCTAACCGGAACGGCGACGTCATGGAGGTGAAACGCAAGTACTACGACCGCGACGTCTGCCGTCTCTTCATGGCTGGCCTTTGCCCCCACGACCTCTTCCAGCTCACG AAAATGGATATGGGTCCTTGTCCGAAGGTGCATTCTTTACAGCTGAGGAAAGA GTATGAAGAAGCCAAAGCAAAGGGCATTCATGATTTTGATAGAGAACTGGAGGATATGATAGAAAGGCTAATTGTTGAATGTGAAAGGAAAATCCAGAGAGCCCTTAAGCGTctagaggaagaggatgccaaaGCTGCTATTGCAATATCCGTATCAGAAGTTACCCAG ACACCTGAGGCCATGGAGTTGTCAAAGCAAATCAAGGAGAAATTGAAAGAAGCTGATGCTTTTG ATTTGGAAGGAAAAACTGACAGTAAAATTCGGACCATGGAGGAGGTTGAAGAGCTTAGAACAAAAAGAGCTGATAAGCAG TCGATGCTTCTTCTTGATGCCTTCAACAAAGACAGGGCTTCCTTGCCACAACCACTTCAGAATACCTCTCAATTATCATCAATGCCAGTACCTATTCCTCCAGATCCCCGAACACAAGAAATGATCAATGAAAAACTTAGAAAGGCAGAAGAGCTTG GTGAGAAGGGAATGGTAGACGAAGCTCAGAAAGCTTTGGAAGAGGCAGAAGCTCTGAAAaag tTGGGTGCACGCCAGGAGCCAGTCTTAgattcttcaaagtatactgctGCAGATGTGCGAATT ACTGATCAGAAGTTACGTGTATGTGACATATGTGGAGCATTCTTGAGTGTCTATGACAG TGATCGTCGTTTGGCTGATCATTTTGGAGGAAAGCTTCACTTGGGCTATATGCAAATTCGTGAGAAGTTAGGAGAACTGCAG gaagagagaaataagaggCGAAAGTTGGAGCGATCTGAATATGATAGAAG GTCAAGAGAACAAAGTCAGGACCGTGATAGAGCAGCAAGTAGGGATCGGGACAGAGATAGAGAGGACCGAGGTGATAGTCGTGACAAGGGGAGGGATTATGATCGTAGGAGCAGAGACTATGATCGtcattatgatagagatcgagGATATGATCGTGACCGAGAGAGAGAATCGGATCGGTCTCGCAGTTATGATTCAAGGAGCCGCCGAAGGTCACGTTCTCATTCAATGGAACGCCCTAGAGATTATGATCGGCACAG